From Aerosticca soli, a single genomic window includes:
- a CDS encoding ImmA/IrrE family metallo-endopeptidase → MGTACHLTGSIAASHVHKWLRAWYGADVPEAIDLDVVRQMLPTTPYGKGVREIRPPVQFNDDAFEGMLARDPGDPEVWGIAYNGTVSPQRQRFTIAHELGHFILHRDRQQRFNCDKESVYSGHETMRLIEREADDFASNLLMPGDRLREWISNGRIDLHVLSAIAKRFQVSFGAVHLLHQVHLAARHPGLLGQRLREVRMAQQQRRQDAGAHPTHRRSARAVTRHARRRRERRAGVGRHRDVCCDLVSGGGTLHEAA, encoded by the coding sequence TTGGGCACCGCGTGCCACCTCACCGGTTCGATTGCTGCCAGCCATGTCCACAAGTGGCTGCGGGCATGGTACGGCGCGGACGTGCCCGAGGCCATCGATCTCGATGTCGTGCGGCAAATGCTGCCGACCACGCCCTACGGCAAAGGGGTTCGGGAAATTCGTCCCCCGGTGCAGTTCAACGACGATGCCTTCGAGGGCATGCTGGCGCGGGATCCCGGCGACCCTGAGGTCTGGGGTATCGCCTACAACGGCACGGTCAGCCCGCAGCGCCAGCGATTCACCATCGCTCACGAGCTCGGGCACTTCATCCTGCACCGCGACCGGCAGCAGCGCTTCAACTGTGACAAGGAGAGCGTCTACTCGGGCCACGAGACGATGCGCCTGATCGAGCGCGAGGCCGACGACTTCGCCAGCAACTTGCTGATGCCCGGCGATCGGCTGCGCGAGTGGATCTCGAACGGACGCATCGATCTGCACGTCCTCAGCGCCATTGCCAAGCGCTTCCAGGTCTCGTTCGGCGCTGTGCATCTGCTTCATCAAGTTCACCTCGCAGCGCGCCATCCTGGTCTACTGGGACAACGGCTACGCGAAGTACGAATGGCGCAGCAGCAGCGCCGTCAGGACGCGGGCGCGCATCCGACGCACCGGCGATCCGCAAGAGCCGTTACCCGGCACGCTCGCCGCCGACGCGAGCGTCGTGCAGGCGTGGGACGGCATCGAGATGTCTGCTGCGATCTGGTGTCCGGAGGAGGCACCCTACATGAAGCTGCGTGA